A stretch of the Medicago truncatula cultivar Jemalong A17 chromosome 5, MtrunA17r5.0-ANR, whole genome shotgun sequence genome encodes the following:
- the LOC11436426 gene encoding ACT domain-containing protein ACR4 isoform X2: MAFISEVNMSYSQSHYMDDEYEKLFRRMNPPRVVIDNGASQNATVIRVDSANKQGILLEVVQILTDLNLIITKAYISSDGGWFMDVFNVTDQDGNKVTDEVILDYIRKSLGPESCFATTMRSVGVKQTPDHTAIELMGSDRPGLLSEVSAVLTNLKCNIVNAEVWTHNMRAAAVMHVTDEETGSAITDSQRLSLIKELLCNVLGGGNRKRGAKTVVTDDSTHTDRRLHQMMFDDRDYERVDDDDFDEKQRPNVDVVNWSDKDYSVVTIECRDRPKLVFDTVCTLTDMQYVVFHANIDAEGPQAYQEYYIKHIDGSPVKSDAERQRVIHCLEAAIERRVSEGLKLELCTTDRVGLLSNVTRIFRENSLTVTRAEVTTKGGKAVNTFYVRGASGCIVDSKTIESIRQTIGNTILKVKGSPESLPQDSPTRSSIFSGLFKSRSFVNFGLVKSYS; the protein is encoded by the exons ATGG CTTTTATTTCTGAAGTCAACATGAGCTATTCTCAGTCTCATTACATGGATGATGAATATGAGAAACTCTTTAGGAGAATGAACCCTCCAAg GGTTGTAATTGATAATGGAGCCTCCCAAAATGCCACTGTTATAAGg GTTGATAGTGCTAACAAACAAGGAATACTTCTTGAAGTTGTTCAAATCCTCACTGATCTAAATCTCATCATAACTAAGGCTTACATTTCTTCTGATGGTGGATGGTTCATGGATG TTTTTAATGTAACTGACCAAGATGGAAACAAGGTAACAGATGAAGTCATTTTGGATTATATTAGAAAG TCTCTTGGTCCTGAATCCTGCTTTGCAACTACTATGAGATCTGTTGGTGTTAAACAAACACCGGACCACACGGCAATAGAGCTTATGGGAAGTGATAGGCCAGGATTGCTTTCAGAAGTGAGTGCTGTTCTCACAAACCTCAAATGCAACATAGTGAATGCGGAGGTTTGGACTCACAACATGCGCGCAGCGGCTGTGATGCATGTGACCGATGAGGAAACCGGTTCTGCTATAACTGACTCACAGAGGCTTTCGCTAATCAAGGAGCTTCTGTGTAATGTGCTTGGTGGTGGAAACAGGAAAAGAGGTGCTAAGACTGTTGTTACTGATGATTCGACGCATACTGATAGAAGGCTTCATCAGATGATGTTTGATGATAGGGATTATGAACGTGTTGACGACGACGACTTTGACGAGAAGCAAAGACCAAATGTTGATGTTGTGAACTGGTCTGATAAGGATTATTCTGTTGTTACTATTGAATGTAGGGATAGGCCGAAGCTTGTTTTCGACACTGTTTGTACTTTGACAGATATGCAATATGTAGTTTTTCATGCTAATATTGATGCCGAGGGGCCACAAGCTTATCAG GAATATTACATCAAGCATATAGATGGGTCCCCTGTAAAATCAGATGCAGAAAGACAGAGAGTGATACATTGTCTTGAAGCTGCTATTGAGAGAAGAGTTTCCGAG GGTTTGAAGCTAGAACTCTGCACCACCGACAGAGTCGGCCTATTATCGAACGTAACACGTATCTTTAGAGAGAATAGCCTCACAGTTACAAGGGCAGAAGTAACAACAAAAGGAGGAAAAGCTGTTAACACTTTCTACGTTCGAGGAGCTTCTGGTTGCATTGTTGATTCTAAAACAATTGAATCCATTAGGCAAACAATTGGTAACACAATACTCAAAGTTAAGGGTAGTCCTGAATCTCTACCTCAAGATTCTCCTACAAGATCATCAATCTTTAGTGGTCTTTTTAAGTCTAGATCTTTTGTTAACTTTGGTTTGGTTAAGTCTTACTCTTGA
- the LOC11436426 gene encoding ACT domain-containing protein ACR4 isoform X1, with protein MSYSQSHYMDDEYEKLFRRMNPPRVVIDNGASQNATVIRVDSANKQGILLEVVQILTDLNLIITKAYISSDGGWFMDVFNVTDQDGNKVTDEVILDYIRKSLGPESCFATTMRSVGVKQTPDHTAIELMGSDRPGLLSEVSAVLTNLKCNIVNAEVWTHNMRAAAVMHVTDEETGSAITDSQRLSLIKELLCNVLGGGNRKRGAKTVVTDDSTHTDRRLHQMMFDDRDYERVDDDDFDEKQRPNVDVVNWSDKDYSVVTIECRDRPKLVFDTVCTLTDMQYVVFHANIDAEGPQAYQEYYIKHIDGSPVKSDAERQRVIHCLEAAIERRVSEGLKLELCTTDRVGLLSNVTRIFRENSLTVTRAEVTTKGGKAVNTFYVRGASGCIVDSKTIESIRQTIGNTILKVKGSPESLPQDSPTRSSIFSGLFKSRSFVNFGLVKSYS; from the exons ATGAGCTATTCTCAGTCTCATTACATGGATGATGAATATGAGAAACTCTTTAGGAGAATGAACCCTCCAAg GGTTGTAATTGATAATGGAGCCTCCCAAAATGCCACTGTTATAAGg GTTGATAGTGCTAACAAACAAGGAATACTTCTTGAAGTTGTTCAAATCCTCACTGATCTAAATCTCATCATAACTAAGGCTTACATTTCTTCTGATGGTGGATGGTTCATGGATG TTTTTAATGTAACTGACCAAGATGGAAACAAGGTAACAGATGAAGTCATTTTGGATTATATTAGAAAG TCTCTTGGTCCTGAATCCTGCTTTGCAACTACTATGAGATCTGTTGGTGTTAAACAAACACCGGACCACACGGCAATAGAGCTTATGGGAAGTGATAGGCCAGGATTGCTTTCAGAAGTGAGTGCTGTTCTCACAAACCTCAAATGCAACATAGTGAATGCGGAGGTTTGGACTCACAACATGCGCGCAGCGGCTGTGATGCATGTGACCGATGAGGAAACCGGTTCTGCTATAACTGACTCACAGAGGCTTTCGCTAATCAAGGAGCTTCTGTGTAATGTGCTTGGTGGTGGAAACAGGAAAAGAGGTGCTAAGACTGTTGTTACTGATGATTCGACGCATACTGATAGAAGGCTTCATCAGATGATGTTTGATGATAGGGATTATGAACGTGTTGACGACGACGACTTTGACGAGAAGCAAAGACCAAATGTTGATGTTGTGAACTGGTCTGATAAGGATTATTCTGTTGTTACTATTGAATGTAGGGATAGGCCGAAGCTTGTTTTCGACACTGTTTGTACTTTGACAGATATGCAATATGTAGTTTTTCATGCTAATATTGATGCCGAGGGGCCACAAGCTTATCAG GAATATTACATCAAGCATATAGATGGGTCCCCTGTAAAATCAGATGCAGAAAGACAGAGAGTGATACATTGTCTTGAAGCTGCTATTGAGAGAAGAGTTTCCGAG GGTTTGAAGCTAGAACTCTGCACCACCGACAGAGTCGGCCTATTATCGAACGTAACACGTATCTTTAGAGAGAATAGCCTCACAGTTACAAGGGCAGAAGTAACAACAAAAGGAGGAAAAGCTGTTAACACTTTCTACGTTCGAGGAGCTTCTGGTTGCATTGTTGATTCTAAAACAATTGAATCCATTAGGCAAACAATTGGTAACACAATACTCAAAGTTAAGGGTAGTCCTGAATCTCTACCTCAAGATTCTCCTACAAGATCATCAATCTTTAGTGGTCTTTTTAAGTCTAGATCTTTTGTTAACTTTGGTTTGGTTAAGTCTTACTCTTGA